One Purpureocillium takamizusanense chromosome 1, complete sequence genomic window carries:
- a CDS encoding uncharacterized protein (COG:S~EggNog:ENOG503P3AU) translates to MASNASSMFSFSQTEPSTDLLNGSSWGSHGEGPQNYQDYPDNGSSHSGEAEEYLFTSGQTTPRGSRTDQPQTTEALWNATRTATSAPIMAQAMTRVDSSRSIASAMSQTSRLSNMGSTGSVPAFRTGTHATAPMAGMDSCLLLDADAGSVPPQMYWADYNLDMNLHAENQGVYSLADTSPLHVVPAHMHLGAESGVPDNSSPSSWDCFSSSISRTSSPATVDETWISGPMSPHSSPDIKCQSPSNGVAQIDESMGLSQTFMPRRQGSDGESARDHALYKNAAPGPDNLFHCPWEGQPNCNHKPEKLKCNYE, encoded by the exons ATGGCTTCGAATGCTTCAAGCATGTTTTCTTTCTCTCAGACAGAACCCTCGACAGACCTTTTGAATGGGTCGTCATGGGGATCGCATGGTGAAGGACCACAGAACTATCAAGATTACCCGGACAATGGATCATCCCACTCTGGAGAAGCCGAGGAATATCTCTTTACTTCAGGCCAGACCACCCCGAGAGGATCAAGGACGGACCAGCCCCAGACCACGGAAGCCTTGTGGAACGCTACCAGGACTGCTACGTCCGCACCCATCATGGCTCAGGCCATGACACGTGTGGACTCGAGCAGGTCCATTGCCTCAGCCATGTCGCAAACCTCGCGACTGTCTAACATGGGCAGCACGGGTAGCGTGCCCGCATTCCGGACGGGGACTCATGCCACTGCCCCCATGGCCGGGATGGACTCATGCTTGCTGCTAGACGCTGATGCTGGCTCTGTGCCGCCGCAAATGTACTGGGCCGACTACAACCTCGACATGAATTTGCATGCCGAGAACCAGGGTGTTTACTCTCTTGCTGATACCAGCCCACTTCACGTGGTGCCCGCCCACATGCATCTCGGCGCAGAGTCGGGGGTGCCGGACAACTCCTCGCCCAGTTCGTGGGACTGCTTTTCTAGCTCAATTTCCCGGACATCCTCCCCAGCGACAGTTGATGAGACCTGGATATCGGGTCCCATGAGCCCGCATTCATCTCCAGACATCAAGTGCCAATCGCCAAG CAACGGAGTTGCTCAGATCGACGAGTCCATGGGGCTCTCGCAGACTTTCAtgccccgccgccagggaAGCGACGGCGAGTCTGCTCGCGACCATGCGCTGTACAAGAATGCCGCGCCCGGACCCGATAACCTTTTCCACTGCCCTTGGGAGGGCCAGCCAAACTGCAACCATAAGCCCGAGAAGCTCAAGTGCAACTACGAGTAA
- the TPI1 gene encoding Triose-phosphate isomerase (EggNog:ENOG503NW35~COG:G) yields MARKFFVGGNFKMNGSLSSIKEIVNNLNNATLDATVEVVVAPPALYLLQVREALRSGIEVAAQNVFDKPNGAYTGEISVEQLKDSKIHWTILGHSERRTILRESDEIVASKTKYATENGVSVIWCCGESLEEREAGRTVEVVTRQLEALKAKISDWSRIVIAYEPIWAIGTGKVATTEQAQEVHKAIRGWLTGVSAKVADETRILYGGSVNEKNCGELSKQPDIDGFLVGGASLKPAFIDIVNCLQK; encoded by the exons ATGGCTCGCAAATTCTTTGTTGGCGGCAACTTCAAGAT GAACGGCTCCTTGTCGTCCATCAAGGAGATTGTCAACAACCTCAACAACGCCACGCTGGACGCCACCGTCG AGGTCGTTGTGGCCCCTCCCGCCCTGTACCTGCTCCAGGTGCGTGAGGCGCTCCGATCCGGcatcgaggtcgccgcccagaACGTCTTCGACAAGCCCAACGGCGCTTACACGGGCGAGATCTcggtcgagcagctcaaggacagCAAGATCCACTGGACCATCCTCGGCCACTCGGAGCGCCGCACCATCCTCCGCGAGTCGGACGAAATCGTCGCCTCCAAGACAAAGTACGCCACCGAGAACGGCGTAAGCGTCATTTGGTGCTGCGGCGAGagcctcgaggagcgcgaggccggccgcaccgtcgaggtcgtcaccaggcagctcgaggccctcaaggccaagatcTCGGACTGGTcccgcatcgtcatcgcctaCGAGCCCATCTGGGCcatcggcaccggcaaggTTGCCACCACGGAGCAGGCTCAGGAGGTCCACAAGGCCATCCGCGGCTGGCTGACCGGTGTGAgcgccaaggtcgccgacgagaccCGCATCCTgtacggcggcagcgtcaacgAGAAGAACTGCGGCGAGCTCAGCAAGCAGCCCGACATTGacggcttcctcgtcggcggtgctTCCCTCAAGCCCGCTT TCATCGACATCGTCAACTGCCTGCAAAAGTAA
- the TPI1 gene encoding Triose-phosphate isomerase (EggNog:ENOG503NW35~BUSCO:EOG092644TW~COG:G), which yields MARKFFVGGNFKMNGSLSSIKEIVNNLNNATLDATVEVVVAPPALYLLQVREALRSGIEVAAQNVFDKPNGAYTGEISVEQLKDSKIHWTILGHSERRTILRESDEIVASKTKYATENGVSVIWCCGESLEEREAGRTVEVVTRQLEALKAKISDWSRIVIAYEPIWAIGTGKVATTEQAQEVHKAIRGWLTGVSAKVADETRILYGGSVNEKNCGELSKQPDIDGFLVGGASLKPACEFPPPSCYHCPWRPALTPSLVIDIVNCLQK from the exons ATGGCTCGCAAATTCTTTGTTGGCGGCAACTTCAAGAT GAACGGCTCCTTGTCGTCCATCAAGGAGATTGTCAACAACCTCAACAACGCCACGCTGGACGCCACCGTCG AGGTCGTTGTGGCCCCTCCCGCCCTGTACCTGCTCCAGGTGCGTGAGGCGCTCCGATCCGGcatcgaggtcgccgcccagaACGTCTTCGACAAGCCCAACGGCGCTTACACGGGCGAGATCTcggtcgagcagctcaaggacagCAAGATCCACTGGACCATCCTCGGCCACTCGGAGCGCCGCACCATCCTCCGCGAGTCGGACGAAATCGTCGCCTCCAAGACAAAGTACGCCACCGAGAACGGCGTAAGCGTCATTTGGTGCTGCGGCGAGagcctcgaggagcgcgaggccggccgcaccgtcgaggtcgtcaccaggcagctcgaggccctcaaggccaagatcTCGGACTGGTcccgcatcgtcatcgcctaCGAGCCCATCTGGGCcatcggcaccggcaaggTTGCCACCACGGAGCAGGCTCAGGAGGTCCACAAGGCCATCCGCGGCTGGCTGACCGGTGTGAgcgccaaggtcgccgacgagaccCGCATCCTgtacggcggcagcgtcaacgAGAAGAACTGCGGCGAGCTCAGCAAGCAGCCCGACATTGacggcttcctcgtcggcggtgctTCCCTCAAGCCCGCTTGTGAGTTTCCTCCCCCGTCTTGCTACCACTGTCCGTGGCGACCCGCTCTGACCCCTTCTCTAGTCATCGACATCGTCAACTGCCTGCAAAAGTAA
- the MRPL51 gene encoding 39S ribosomal protein L51, mitochondrial (EggNog:ENOG503P3DJ~COG:J~BUSCO:EOG092656JA), giving the protein MTVKALRAVSSGQNGVGAFILQCKKVDLHYCDWAGSSRGMNGFIKSLLPKFAAANPQVEFAVSPRPGKHPVVIGHYINGRTKPICVRNLSPYEILQKVELLRDASGEKLRRTNKAVTSTKPSVRGIWSPYHGKGMVV; this is encoded by the exons ATGACAGTAAAGGCACTTCGGGCTGTCTCCAGCGGTCAG aatggcgtcggcgccttcATCCTCCAGTGCAAGAAGGTGGATTTGCACTATTGCgactgggcgggcagctctcGGGGAATGAA CGGCTTCATCAAGTCCTTACTGCCCAagttcgccgccgcaaacCCCCAGGTCGAGTTCGCCGTCTCCCCCCGACCAGGCAAGCACCCGGTCGTCATCGGACACTATATCAACGGACGCACAAAGCCCATATGCGTGCGAAATTTGTCTCCCTATGAGATTCTACAAAAGGTCGAGCTTTTGCGAGACGCGAGCGGCGAGAAGCTGAGGCGAACCAACAAGGCTGTGACGAGTACGAAGCCGAGTGTGAGAGGCATCTGGTCCCCTTACCACGGCAAGGGCATGGTGGTCTAG
- a CDS encoding uncharacterized protein (EggNog:ENOG503NWQV~BUSCO:EOG09264G1F~COG:A), with product MAGIMTEKLPHELRALFAPRPPLRWVEAVDKRPEQRRTRHIDGVGAFLSELKEYNANEISEPTESWLERRDRKKQDKKESLKQLSTLGPKKFKPEDDPNIRGNALSTMVVARLSYEADERDLERHFGRFGPIERIRLITDTHAHEKPGKKKKPHRGYAFVVFEREKDMQAAVRACDGDRIKGRPVKLDVERGRTVVGWTPRRLGGGLGGRNYTKAVPFQPMGPRGGFRDGFRGGFRGGFDGGRGRGGGRGGRGGFRGGFDGPRGGDRNGFGPPSGAPSGPGFDRRNGDRGFSGPGYDRGPRFDDRPERPGGFGGGRFGDRDPSRRTGSNTEPIGRRDGGYRDRDRDRDRDRDRDRDYGRDRDRDRDRDRGRDRRDYDRPPRDDDNRKRAYEGGGYDDSRKMPRY from the exons ATGGCGGGAATTATGACGGAGAAGCTCCCGCACGAGCTCCGCGCTCTCttcgcgccgcgccccccgtTGCGATgggtcgaggccgtcgacaagcGGCCCGAGCAGCGACGGACGCGCCACATCGACGGTGTCGGGGCTTTCCTCTCAGAACTGAAGGAGTACAATGCCAACGAAATCTCGGAGCCGACCGAGAGCTGGCTTGAGCGTCGCGATCGCAAGAAgcaggacaagaaggagTCGCTCAAGCAGCTGTCTACCTTGGGTCCGAAAAAAT TCAAACCAGAAGACGACCCCAACATCCGCGGCAACGCCTTGTCGACAATGGTGGTCGCTCGCCTTAGCTATGAGGCCGATGAGCGCGACCTCGAGCGGCACTTTGGACGCTTCGGACCTATCGAACGC ATCCGGCTCATCACCGATACTCATGCTCACGAGAAGcccggcaagaagaagaagcctcACAGAGGTTATGCCTTTGTCGTGTTTGAGCGCGAAAAGGACATGCAAG CTGCGGTGAGAGCTTGCGACGGTGATCGAATCAAGGGCAGACCGGTCAAGCTCGACGTTGAGCGTGGCCGCACAGTTGTCGGGTGGACGCCACGAAGGCTGGGCGGTGGTCTTGGCGGCCGCAATTATACCAAGGCCGTGCCTTTCCAGCCCATGGGCCCCCGTGGCGGCTTCAGGGATGGCTTCAGAGGAGGCTTCCGTGGCGGCtttgacggcggccggggtcgtggcggcggtcgtggtgGACGGGGCGGTTTCCGTGGTGGCTTTGACGGTCCGCGGGGAGGGGACCGCAACGGCTTCGGGCCGCCATCGGGTGCCCCGTCGGGTCCGGGCTTTGACAGACGCAATGGCGATCGCGGCTTCTCCGGACCAGGCTACGATCGCGGCCCTCGCTTCGACGACCGGCCCGAGCGACCCGGAGGCTTTGGCGGCGGACGATTCGGCGACCGTGACCCTAGCCGTAGGACCGGCAGCAACACGGAGCCGATTGGTCGCCGAGACGGTGGGTATCGCGACCGAGACCGTGACCGCGATCGTGACCGCGATCGTGATCGCGACTATGGCAGAGACAGGGACAGAGATCGTGACAGGGACCGtggccgcgaccgccgcgactATGACCGGCCGCCACGGGATGACGACAACCGCAAGCGAGCATACGAGGGAGGCGGCTATGACGACTCTCGGAAAATGCCGCGCTACTGA
- the MRT4 gene encoding mRNA turnover and ribosome assembly protein (BUSCO:EOG09264W46~COG:J~EggNog:ENOG503NYH0), producing the protein MPKSKRAKVYHLTQVSKKTREQKDKLFQNIRDAVPEYQHCFVFSVDNMRNNYLKDVRRDLADSRLFFGKTKLMSKALGQSPAEAVAPGIQDLTQYLAGTVGLLLTNRPAPAVLEYFDAQTKVDFARAGVTATRSFTIPPGVVYATAGEVPAEHDVALEHSIEPELRRLGVPTRMVKGKVVLGDESGAGEGYVVCKEGDVLDSRQTRLLKLFSVCLSEFRVKVVAYWSSATGEVTEVDPAAMDGVEED; encoded by the exons ATGCCCAAGTCCAAGCGCGCCAAGGTCTACCACCTCACGCAAGTCTCCAAGAAGACGCGCGAGCAAAAGGACAAGCTCTTCCAGAACATACGCGACGCTGTCCCCGAGTACCAGCACTGCTTCGTCTTCAGCGTCGACAACATGCGCAACAACTACCTCAAGGACGTCCgccgcgacctcgccgacagcCGCCTCTTCTTCGGCAAGACCAAGCTCATGAGCAAGGCCCTCGGCCAGTcccccgccgaggccgtcgccccggGCATCCAGGACCTGACCCAGtacctcgccggcaccgtcggcctgctgctcaCCAACCGACCCGCCCCGGCCGTCCTCGAGTACTTTGACGCCCAGACAAAGGTCGActtcgcccgcgccggcgtcaccgccaccCGCTCCTTCACCATCccgcccggcgtcgtctacgccaccgccggcgaggtccccgccgagcacgacgtcgccctcgagcactCCATCGAgcccgagctgcggcggtTAGGCGTCCCCACCCGCAtggtcaagggcaaggtcgtcctcggcgacgagtcgggcgccggcgagggctaTGTCGTCTgcaaggagggcgacgtgctcgactCCCGCCAGACGAGGCTCCTCAAGCTCTTCAGCGTCTGCCTCAGCGAGTTCCGCGTCAAGGTTGTTGC GTACTGGAGTTCGGCCACCGGCGAGGTTACAGAGGTAGatcccgccgccatggacggtGTCGAAGAGGATTGA
- a CDS encoding uncharacterized protein (EggNog:ENOG503NXYT~COG:A) produces the protein MATNGSFIQQEQYKAQAEQYPATATPGDAAANAAGNSNLSKDEVGWYFVEQYYTTLSKSPEKLHLFYGKRSQFVYGLEAELANVSVGRQAIQERIKQLDFHDCKVRVSNVDSQASFENIVIQVIGETSNKAAEPKKFVQTFVLAQQPSGYFVLNDILRYINEDIEEEATEPVVEAPAAEPAAEPAVAPVAEPEPEKEATKEEAADLDAAVVDLKLEEATKTDVTVNGGDVAEEEAPESKVEAVPAADADAAARELAEEDAKEVETPHEPSPTPVSKPVAPPAEPAPPAEPAAPLKPMTWASRAAAAAGPRPVVPLPKTATPPAQTQSRAPAPAAAPAATPVAPAPQQTIAPAPAAEAAPAKEASGWQTAGADSKRQNRPQSISGNIVEKEGTMGYVKYVTEKVQDADLRSALAAHGELTYFDINRQKNCAFVEYKTIEGYQAAVASNPHVVNGENIIVEPRRPKSTAYGGSSYGSGRGNASGRGRGGFDGQRGGGQGSRGNYSGQNRGRGGIARTRGGSQANNA, from the exons ATGGCCACCAACGGCAGCTTCATCCAGCAGGAGCAGTACAAGGCCCAGGCCGAGCAGTATCCCGCTACGGCTACCCCGGGTGATGctgccgccaacgccgcgggAAACAGCAACCTCTCCAAGGATGAGGTTGGCTGGTACTTTGTCGAGCAGTACTACACCACCCTGAGCAAGTCGCCCGAGAAGCTTCAC CTTTTCTACGGCAAACGCTCCCAATTCGTGTACGGTCTCGAGGCCGAGTTAGCCAACGTTTCCGTCGGCCGCCAG GCCATCCAGGAGCGCATCAAGCAGCTCGATTTCCACGACTGCAAAGTTCGCGTCTCCAACGTCGACTCGCAGGCGTCCTTCGAGAATATTGTCATCCAGGTCATTGGTGAGACCTCCAACAAAGCTGCCGAGCCCAAGAAGTTTGTGCAGACCTTTGTTCTGGCCCAACAGCCCTCGGGCTACTTTGTGCTCAACGATATACTGAGGTATATCAATGAGgacatcgaggaggaggctaCCGAGCCCGTCGTTGAGGCGCCTGCGGCCGAGCCTGCCGCTGAGCCTGCTGTTGCCCCTGTGGCTGAGCCTGAGCCCGAGAAGGAGGCcaccaaggaggaggccgcTGACCTCGATGCTGCTGTCGTTGACctgaagctcgaggaggcgaccAAGACCGACGTcaccgtcaacggcggcgacgttgctgaggaggaggctcccgagtccaaggtcgaggccgtcccggccgccgacgccgacgctgcggcgcgtgagcttgccgaggaggacgccaAGGAGGTCGAGACCCCCCATGAGCCGAGCCCGACTCCAGTCTCGAAGCCTGTTGCGCCTCCGGCCGAGCCCGCTCCCCCCGctgagcccgccgcgcccctcaAGCCCATGACCTGGGCCagccgtgccgccgctgccgctgggccTCGTCCCGTTGTTCCCCTCCCCAAGACCGCCACGCCTCCGGCTCAGACCCAGAGCCGAGCCCCTGccccggctgctgctccggccgccaccccggtcgcccccgcgccccAGCAGACCATcgccccggcgcccgccgccgaggccgctcCTGCGAAGGAGGCGTCTGGATGGCAGACTGCTGGCGCTGACTCGAAGCGCCAGAACCGACCCCAGTCCATCTCTGGCAACATCGTCGAGAAGGAGGGTACGATGGGTTACGTCAAGTATGTGACGGAGAAGGTCCAGGATGCGGACCTTCGCAGCGCCCTGGCCGCTCATGGCGAGCTGACTTATTTTGACATCAACCGCCAGAAG AACTGCGCATTCGTCGAGTATAAGACGATTGAGGGATAtcaggccgccgtcgcctccaacCCCCATGTTGTCAATGGCGAGAACATCATCGTCGAGCCGCGTCGCCCCAAGTCGACTGCTtatggcggcagcagctaCGGATCCGGACGGGGTAATGCGTCGGGCCGCGGACGTGGTGGCTtcgacggccagcgcggcggcggacagggCTCGCGTGGTAACTACTCCGGCCAGAaccgcggccgtggtggcaTCGCCCGCACTCGCGGCGGCTCACAGGCGAACAATGCCTAG
- a CDS encoding uncharacterized protein (COG:S~EggNog:ENOG503NVTI) — MEPPDTSAEEDGHSSPKPTPPLRRRYSMEEDIYYNQIMSAPQRRPSQPPPYRPGSPEPSRAHNSQGKKREKKKKSKIKETLGLQQEAVYEGDDEGTEQLPNYQSTVSIEGVFAKKHEIENTTRRAEDRHWHTVFVTLNGTALNVYNVKKDWGWGKTRDGPTICPDNPPWVRKAKLEKSYSLLHADAGIAADYTKRRYVIRIRAETDQFLLSCIELGTFVKWLECLFAAIDVAAPIDDRDFPRDMSIPRVQRIRWYQGQSPALPGYAAIPTQGNDAQSVGEDSSSGGTLVRAPSRPSEISPPTEVVSEGESSTPSPSTSQPTDVVGGPSRIGPPRRMSTTTYPNPSVDPHTGKWFPEHKWSSAHDLLYAKLCYSNLLFRSPRKSNYIISKGKQWFVDWGTGRMVRVLPPNYGEIDYFGPWQVIHTENSRI, encoded by the exons atggaaCCCCCTGACACTTCGGCCGAAGAGGATGGACATTCGTCGCCAAAACCCACGCCGCCTCTCCGGCGGCGTTACTCTATGGAGGAGGACATCTACTACAACCAGATCATGAGTGCCCCTCAACGACGCCCATCACAACCGCCGCCTTATCGGCCCGGCTCTCCTGAGCCTAGCCGCGCCCACAACAGCCAGGGAAAGAAgcgcgagaagaagaagaagtccAAGATAAAGGAGACCTTGGGGTTGCAACAGGAAGCCGTGTACGAAGGAGATGACGAAGGCACCGAGCAACTGCCCAACTACCAGAGCACTGTCAGCATCGAGGGCGTCTTTGCCAAGAAACACGAGATCGAAAATACGACAAGAAGAGCCGAAGATCGCCACTGGCACACCGTCTTTGTCACCCTTAATGGCACAGCTCTCAACGTTTACAACGTCAAGAAAGATTGGGGATGGGGCAAAACACGAGACGGACCAACGATATGCCCGGATAACCCCCCCTGGGTGCGAAAGGCAAAGCTTGAGAAGAGCTACAGTCTGTTGCACGCTGATGCTGGCATCGCCGCAGACTACACCAA GCGTCGATACGTGATTCGAATACGTGCCGAGACGGACCAGTTTCTACTGTCGTGCATTGAACTCGGCACCTTTGTCAAATGGCTCGAGTGTCTCTTCGCCGCGATCGATGTGGCCGCACCTATCGACGACAGGGATTTCCCGCGTGACATGTCTATCCCCAGAGTACAGCGCATCCGCTGGTATCAAGGCCAGTCCCCAGCCTTGCCAGGCTACGCAGCCATTCCGACACAGGGTAACGACGCCCAGTCAGTGGGTGAGGATTCATCTTCTGGCGGCACCCTCGTGCGGGCCCCGTCACGGCCATCGGAAATCTCACCCCCAACGGAAGTTGTGTCTGAGGGAGAGTCTTccacgccatcgccgtcgacttCGCAACCAACCGATGTCGTAGGTGGGCCATCTAGGAttgggccgccgcggcggatgagCACCACAACGTATCCGAACCCTTCCGTCGACCCGCACACGGGCAAGTGGTTCCCCGAACACAAGTGGTCGAGCGCTCACGACCTGCTATACGCCAAGCTGTGCTACAGCAATCTGCTCTTCCGCAGCCCTCGGAAGTCCAACTACATTATCAGCAAAGGCAAGCAATGGTTCGTGGACTGGGGTACAGGGAGAATGGTGCGCGTCCTGCCACCAAACTACGGCGAGATCGATTATTTCGGGCCTTGGCAGGTTATTCACACCGAAAACTCGAGGATCTAG
- a CDS encoding Tyrosinase (EggNog:ENOG503P363~COG:S), which translates to MVDAGDDDAPAPTVAGATYDAAQQGVEAAPAQGRRHTQGASEQQQQQQQQQQGGGSRRQSAAAAAASDSNTRSREEERVEERVDEGHNQEQQQQQQNQGPDSPPLPARHAAAAPGPRASRLHDIYAQALGHTLRRLAAWDSFAGCYPTVAARAEPILRQVQGQMVDKMREKCEKEFENILAARHVVPSLNELESLIADASSRRADAASTSGDDTPKPTPPHLLPPEAILSAHLAPALAPHQSLLNARLQTSQGRNALLADEVRRQRADVEALLARLEAAVDDVRGANAALGAVAEDLAAESRLANV; encoded by the exons ATGGTCGATgcgggagacgacgatgcgccggcgcctACAGTGGCCGGAGCGACgtacgacgccgcgcagcaaggcgtggaggcggcgccggcgcaaggacggcgacaCACCCAAGGAGCctcggagcagcagcagcaacaacaacagcagcagcaaggaggAGGATCGCGTCGCCagtcagccgccgccgccgccgccagcgacagcaacaCCAGGTCccgggaagaagaaagagTAGAAGAAAGGGTAGACGAAGGACACAAtcaagagcagcagcagcagcagcagaatcAGGGCCCagactcgccgccgctgccggcgcggcacgcggccgcggcgcccggcccgcgcgcctcgcgccTGCACGACATCTATGCGCAGGCGCTCGGCCACACGCTgcgccggctcgccgcctggGACAGCTTCGCGGGCTGCTAcccgacggtggcggcgcgcgccgagcCCATCCTGCGTCAGGTGCAGGGCCAGATGGTGGACAAGATGCGCGAGAAGTGCGAG AAGGAATTCGAAAACATCCTCGCCGCGAGGCACGTCGTCCCCAGCCTGAACGAGCTCGAGAgcctcatcgccgacgcTTCCTCCCGTCGCGCCGACGCAGCCTCCACCTCTGGCGACGACACCCCCAAGCCCACACC GCCgcacctcctcccccccgAGGCCATCCTCTCGGCGCACCTCGcccccgccctcgccccgcACCAGTCCCTCCTCAACGCCCGCCTGCAGACGTCGCAGGGCCGCaacgccctcctcgccgacgaggtccgccgccagcgcgcagacgtcgaggccctgctcgcccgcctagaggccgccgtcgatgacgtcCGCGGCGCGaatgccgccctcggcgccgtcgccgaggacctcgccgccgagtccAGGCTCGCCAATGTTTGA